In the genome of Segatella copri, one region contains:
- a CDS encoding ABC transporter permease, translated as MNYQNLLKIALRAIAANKMRSFLTALGIIIGIAAVITMLAIGQGSKASIKANIAEMGSNMIMISPGADMRGGVRQDASSMETLKQTDYQTIKDECNYISAISPTVNSAGQWIYGNNNTQSSIYGVNQDYLSIRQLKVADGEMFTDADIKAAAKVCILGQTVVDYLFPDGSDPIGKVVRFNSIPFRVVGVLKKKGYNSMGMDQDDLVLAPYTTVMKRLLAQTYLGGIVCSAITEEASQPAQDQISDILRRNHKLKDATATTEADEDDFNIRSQEEISSMMNSTMSTITILLGSVAGISLLVGGIGIMNIMYVSVTERTREIGLRMSVGARGIDILNQFLIEAILLSVTGGIIGVILGVSLSLSLNAFLHIATQIEPWSIIMSFAVCTFTGVFFGWYPAKKAARLDPIEAIRYE; from the coding sequence ATGAATTATCAGAATCTTTTAAAGATAGCCCTCCGAGCGATAGCAGCCAACAAGATGCGCTCCTTCCTCACAGCCCTGGGTATCATCATTGGTATCGCAGCCGTGATTACGATGCTTGCCATCGGACAGGGAAGCAAGGCGAGCATCAAGGCGAACATCGCCGAGATGGGTTCCAATATGATCATGATTTCGCCGGGTGCCGACATGAGAGGCGGTGTAAGACAGGATGCCTCATCGATGGAGACCCTGAAGCAGACTGACTATCAGACCATCAAGGATGAGTGCAACTATATCAGTGCCATCTCGCCTACCGTAAACAGCGCCGGACAGTGGATCTACGGCAACAACAATACCCAGAGCAGCATCTATGGCGTGAACCAGGATTATCTCAGCATCCGACAGTTGAAAGTAGCTGACGGAGAAATGTTTACCGATGCCGACATCAAGGCGGCAGCCAAGGTTTGCATCCTGGGTCAGACGGTGGTAGATTACCTCTTTCCAGACGGCAGCGACCCTATCGGTAAGGTGGTGCGCTTCAACAGCATCCCTTTCCGTGTAGTAGGCGTGCTCAAGAAAAAAGGCTACAATAGTATGGGTATGGACCAGGACGACCTGGTACTGGCGCCTTACACCACCGTGATGAAACGACTCCTGGCACAGACTTACCTGGGCGGCATCGTATGCTCGGCCATTACCGAGGAGGCTTCGCAGCCAGCACAAGACCAGATTAGCGACATCCTGCGCCGCAACCACAAACTGAAGGATGCCACCGCCACCACAGAGGCAGATGAAGACGACTTCAATATCCGTTCGCAGGAGGAAATATCCAGCATGATGAACTCCACCATGTCAACCATCACCATCCTGCTCGGATCCGTGGCAGGCATCTCATTACTGGTGGGCGGTATCGGAATCATGAACATCATGTATGTTTCCGTAACCGAGCGAACCCGGGAGATTGGTCTTAGAATGAGTGTGGGTGCCCGAGGCATCGACATTCTGAACCAATTTTTGATTGAGGCTATCCTGCTGTCAGTAACAGGTGGTATCATTGGAGTGATATTGGGCGTGAGTCTATCGCTCAGTCTGAATGCCTTCCTGCACATCGCCACTCAGATTGAGCCATGGAGTATCATCATGAGTTTTGCCGTATGTACCTTCACCGGAGTATTCTTCGGCTGGTATCCTGCGAAGAAGGCAGCCCGTCTCGACCCGATTGAGGCGATAAGATATGAATAA
- a CDS encoding RNA polymerase sigma factor RpoD/SigA, producing MRQLKIQKSITNRNSEALDKYLVEIGRAPMISIDEEIELAQIIRKGGRAGERAKNKLVEANLRFVVSVAKQYQHQGLTLTDLIDEGNIGLIKAAERFDETRGFKFISYAVWWIRQSILQAIAEQSRIVRLPLNQVGSLNKVNQEINKFEQENQRRPSVQEISDRTGVDEDKITQSIMASGHHVSIDAPFGEDDDNSMADVMSSGDDSRTDKHVDHESMAQELKQVLSKCLKERERKIVCACFGIDETEKGLEEIGDKMGLTRERVRQIREKSITKLRESGKIGILMKYLG from the coding sequence ATGAGACAGCTGAAAATACAGAAAAGTATAACCAATCGAAATAGTGAGGCACTCGATAAATATCTGGTGGAAATAGGCAGAGCTCCTATGATTTCCATCGACGAAGAGATAGAACTGGCGCAGATTATCCGCAAGGGTGGCAGAGCCGGAGAGAGAGCCAAGAACAAGTTGGTAGAAGCCAACCTGCGATTTGTTGTGTCTGTAGCCAAGCAATATCAGCACCAGGGGCTTACCCTCACCGACCTGATAGACGAAGGCAACATCGGCCTCATCAAGGCAGCAGAGCGCTTTGACGAGACCCGAGGCTTCAAGTTCATCTCGTATGCAGTATGGTGGATTCGCCAGAGTATCCTACAGGCTATAGCCGAGCAGAGCAGAATCGTGAGACTGCCTTTGAACCAGGTGGGTTCGCTCAACAAGGTGAACCAGGAAATCAACAAGTTCGAACAGGAAAACCAGCGACGCCCTAGCGTTCAGGAGATTTCTGACAGAACCGGAGTGGATGAAGACAAGATTACGCAGAGCATCATGGCAAGCGGACACCACGTGAGCATCGATGCCCCATTCGGCGAGGACGACGATAACTCGATGGCCGACGTGATGTCAAGCGGCGATGACAGCCGAACCGACAAGCATGTGGACCACGAGAGTATGGCACAGGAGCTGAAGCAGGTTCTGAGCAAATGCCTCAAGGAAAGAGAGCGCAAGATAGTTTGTGCCTGCTTCGGTATCGATGAGACCGAGAAAGGACTTGAGGAGATTGGCGACAAGATGGGATTGACCCGTGAGCGCGTACGCCAGATCAGGGAAAAGAGCATCACCAAGCTCAGAGAGTCGGGAAAAATCGGCATTCTTATGAAATATCTGGGATAA
- a CDS encoding GH25 family lysozyme, which produces MTNIRKRGIGIAGALLVILLLALGYWIYRCQNPTRESVQAAKARIEVYSSYEIRRGDKTLLHFDEDTTTLAAVFVNRWALVPSCQGRLAASYDASITKNKYKGLDADSVLVEKVDSLDSLYKDSKWKESELAYYIHSHSVMDLGYNRICAFENREKVLRDSAKKMLDSLHHIQGKDSSGKVSNGKEKLQLVHLIIYKAFYTDENGKTQSEDCKLIGSMDGKNTQGCHLFQLASETTPDGIFGIAPRTAAGIVTLQGVTHRKPINYELRPDSLGYFSGSYDSLYQAEGYGVWIGHDGTYYEGEWKDGERNGWGFSIAPKKPLRVGEWKADKYKGERLVYTSQRIYGIDISKYQHGKGKKKYPIDWKRLRITHLGTISKKTVNGNVNFPIRYIYIKSTEGKSIVNPFYKKDYNDARKHGYHVGTYHFFSTRSSAAEQANHFLRHSHIRRGDFPPVLDLEPFPSQIKQMGGPAVLFARVRTWLRLVERATGVKPILYISQMFVNRYLPLAPDLKHDYLVWIARYGEYKPDIHLVYWQLCPDGRVAGIHGTVDINVFNGYQKAFDKFAKNEAVR; this is translated from the coding sequence ATGACAAACATCAGAAAAAGAGGCATCGGGATAGCCGGTGCCTTGTTGGTTATTCTACTTTTAGCTTTGGGATACTGGATCTATCGCTGCCAGAACCCCACAAGAGAAAGCGTGCAGGCTGCCAAGGCACGCATTGAAGTATACAGCAGCTACGAGATAAGAAGAGGCGACAAGACCTTGCTGCACTTCGACGAAGACACCACCACCCTAGCCGCCGTCTTCGTGAACCGCTGGGCACTGGTGCCATCCTGCCAGGGACGACTCGCAGCATCCTATGATGCCAGCATCACCAAAAACAAATACAAGGGGCTGGACGCCGACAGCGTGCTGGTGGAGAAGGTGGATTCGCTCGACAGTCTCTACAAAGATTCCAAATGGAAAGAGAGCGAGTTAGCCTACTACATCCACTCGCATAGCGTGATGGACCTGGGCTACAACAGAATCTGCGCATTCGAGAACCGGGAAAAGGTGTTGAGAGATTCAGCCAAGAAGATGCTCGACTCCCTGCACCATATCCAGGGCAAGGATTCATCGGGAAAAGTATCCAACGGCAAGGAAAAACTGCAACTGGTACACCTTATTATATATAAGGCATTCTACACCGACGAGAATGGCAAGACCCAAAGTGAAGACTGCAAGCTCATCGGAAGCATGGACGGCAAAAATACCCAAGGTTGCCATCTCTTCCAGCTGGCTTCAGAAACCACCCCAGATGGCATCTTCGGCATCGCACCCCGCACGGCTGCCGGCATCGTAACCCTGCAGGGAGTCACCCACAGGAAGCCTATCAACTATGAACTGAGACCCGATTCCCTGGGCTACTTCTCGGGTTCATACGACAGTCTGTACCAAGCCGAAGGCTATGGTGTATGGATAGGACACGATGGTACCTACTACGAGGGTGAATGGAAAGACGGCGAAAGAAACGGCTGGGGATTCAGCATCGCCCCCAAGAAACCGCTGAGAGTAGGCGAATGGAAGGCTGACAAATACAAGGGTGAGCGACTGGTCTATACATCGCAGCGCATCTACGGCATCGACATCTCCAAATACCAGCATGGCAAAGGCAAGAAGAAGTATCCTATCGACTGGAAGCGACTGCGCATCACCCACCTGGGAACCATCAGCAAGAAGACCGTGAATGGAAACGTGAACTTCCCAATCAGATATATCTACATCAAGAGTACGGAAGGAAAGTCTATCGTCAATCCTTTCTATAAGAAAGACTATAACGATGCACGCAAACACGGCTATCACGTAGGAACTTACCACTTCTTCAGCACCAGGAGTTCGGCTGCGGAACAGGCAAACCACTTCTTGCGCCATAGCCATATCCGCCGTGGCGATTTCCCTCCCGTTCTGGATTTGGAACCATTCCCAAGTCAGATTAAGCAGATGGGCGGTCCGGCTGTACTCTTCGCAAGGGTAAGAACATGGCTCCGACTGGTGGAAAGAGCCACCGGAGTGAAACCCATCCTCTACATCAGTCAGATGTTCGTAAACCGGTATCTTCCGCTTGCCCCCGACCTGAAGCACGACTACCTGGTGTGGATAGCCCGATATGGCGAATATAAGCCAGACATTCACCTGGTTTATTGGCAATTATGCCCCGACGGAAGGGTTGCCGGCATACACGGAACGGTGGACATCAACGTCTTCAATGGTTACCAAAAAGCATTCGATAAATTCGCTAAGAATGAAGCAGTTAGATAA
- the kdsB gene encoding 3-deoxy-manno-octulosonate cytidylyltransferase — protein sequence MRFIGIIPARYASTRFPGKPLAMLGGKPVIQHVYEKVAAVLEEAYVATDDERILNAVEAFGGKAVMTRTDHKSGTDRIEEAIEKIGGDWDVIVNVQGDEPFVAKSQLETICHCFDDPTTQIATLGKAFTSMEAVENPNSPKIAVSNQGFALYFSRSVIPYVRGKERKDWLNNFPYLKHLGIYAYRKEVLKEVTQLPQSSLEIAESLEQLRWLQNGYKIKVGTTDVETVGIDTPEDLKRAEEFLKSL from the coding sequence ATGAGATTTATAGGAATCATTCCAGCACGATACGCCTCAACGCGTTTCCCAGGTAAGCCACTCGCCATGCTTGGTGGCAAACCAGTAATCCAGCACGTTTATGAGAAAGTAGCAGCCGTCTTGGAGGAAGCCTACGTGGCTACCGACGACGAGCGCATCCTCAATGCCGTGGAGGCTTTTGGCGGTAAGGCGGTGATGACCCGCACCGACCACAAGAGCGGTACCGACCGCATAGAGGAAGCCATCGAAAAGATTGGCGGCGATTGGGATGTCATCGTCAATGTGCAGGGCGATGAGCCTTTCGTGGCAAAAAGCCAGTTGGAAACCATCTGCCACTGCTTCGACGACCCAACCACCCAGATTGCTACCCTGGGCAAGGCATTTACATCAATGGAGGCTGTGGAGAATCCAAACAGTCCGAAGATTGCCGTGAGCAACCAGGGCTTTGCTCTCTACTTCTCCCGCAGCGTCATCCCATACGTAAGAGGCAAGGAGCGCAAGGACTGGCTCAACAACTTCCCTTACCTGAAGCATCTGGGCATATATGCTTACCGCAAGGAAGTGCTCAAGGAAGTAACCCAGTTGCCACAGAGTTCTCTGGAGATTGCAGAGAGCCTGGAGCAGTTGCGCTGGTTACAGAATGGCTATAAGATTAAGGTGGGAACCACCGATGTGGAGACCGTAGGCATTGATACCCCAGAAGACTTGAAACGAGCAGAAGAGTTCTTAAAGAGTTTATAG
- a CDS encoding efflux RND transporter periplasmic adaptor subunit has protein sequence MKKLRISKIWIAVIVIVVIAVAAWALSGGKKEEEINFKEEAVKTETLQNSVTATGTIEAVTSVTVGTQVSGIVNKLYVDYNSQVKKGQVIAELDKTNLLSELNTAKANLASATSNLSYQAANMNRYQTLYKKGLVSADEYENALLTYRQAKEQVASSKENVQKAQTNLGYATITSPIDGTVISKSVEEGQTVAASFNTPELFTIAKDLTNMQVVANVDEADIGGVKEGDRVTFTVDAYPDDTFEGTVKQVRLEATTTNNVVTYEVVISAPNADLKLKPGLTANVTIYTQERSGVLAVANKALRFTPTKETVGKDMKIVDCKGKNKVWTLSDKTLTAHSVTIGQTDGVHTEIIKGIKKGQKIVTEIIVNTPEEEEDAQQSQGLISGPGPRGKKK, from the coding sequence TAACTTCAAGGAGGAAGCGGTGAAGACTGAAACCCTCCAGAACAGTGTAACTGCCACCGGTACCATCGAGGCAGTGACCTCAGTAACCGTGGGTACACAGGTGAGCGGTATCGTGAACAAACTCTATGTGGATTACAACTCTCAGGTAAAGAAGGGACAGGTAATCGCAGAGCTCGACAAGACCAACCTGCTGAGCGAGCTCAATACGGCTAAGGCAAATCTCGCCAGCGCCACCAGCAACCTCAGCTATCAGGCAGCCAACATGAATCGCTACCAAACGCTTTACAAGAAGGGACTCGTAAGTGCCGATGAATACGAGAACGCTCTCCTCACCTATCGTCAGGCGAAGGAACAGGTGGCTTCATCCAAGGAAAATGTACAGAAGGCTCAGACCAACCTGGGCTACGCTACCATCACGTCGCCTATCGATGGTACCGTTATCTCGAAGAGCGTAGAGGAAGGCCAAACCGTAGCGGCAAGCTTCAACACCCCAGAACTCTTCACTATTGCCAAGGACCTGACCAACATGCAGGTAGTGGCAAACGTGGATGAGGCAGACATCGGCGGTGTGAAAGAAGGCGACCGTGTTACCTTCACCGTAGATGCTTATCCGGATGATACCTTCGAGGGAACCGTAAAGCAGGTGCGCCTGGAAGCAACGACTACCAACAATGTGGTTACTTACGAGGTGGTAATATCTGCTCCAAATGCAGACCTCAAGCTGAAGCCTGGTCTGACAGCCAATGTCACCATCTACACCCAGGAGCGCAGTGGCGTACTCGCTGTAGCCAACAAGGCTTTGCGTTTTACTCCTACCAAGGAAACCGTGGGCAAGGATATGAAAATTGTGGATTGCAAGGGCAAGAACAAGGTATGGACCCTCAGCGACAAGACCCTCACAGCCCATTCCGTAACCATCGGTCAGACCGACGGAGTGCACACCGAAATCATCAAGGGTATCAAAAAGGGACAGAAGATTGTAACAGAAATCATCGTCAATACGCCTGAGGAGGAAGAGGATGCCCAGCAGAGCCAAGGTCTGATCAGTGGTCCTGGCCCTAGAGGAAAAAAGAAATAA
- the tilS gene encoding tRNA lysidine(34) synthetase TilS gives MNKNQIENIVSNYIVRHNMWKHAGFYIVALSGGADSVALLLILKSIGMPVEAAHCNFHLRGEESDRDEQFCVDLCEHEGIALHRIHFDTFTYAEKHKVSIEMAARDLRYRYFAQLAKDINADGICVAHHRDDNVETLLLNLLRGSGVDGLAAIAPQNGNILRPLLCISRQDVLDYLAEKKQDYVTDSTNLEDDALRNKIRHHVIPLLETLNPAARDNIAQSAKYLRQAKLMLDNMEKDMKPSDADNADSVIFIDKAPIMMAASQEFMLHKRIGNYGFHGDTIDNIMNALRNQDGGIGKVWKSNDYMLAIDREQLLITPLEALDNLQKEREFRLPEEGNYTLNDSTKIKLRRYPRTEDFAPSKESHRITLDADKVSFPLTYRLTAQGDRFQPFGMKGTKLISDYLTDRKRNYMEKMSQHVLTDKEGEIIWLIGERTSDRCKISPTTQSILEIEMMENPDAPQK, from the coding sequence ATGAACAAGAATCAGATAGAAAATATCGTGAGTAATTACATCGTGCGCCACAACATGTGGAAGCACGCTGGCTTTTATATCGTTGCCCTTTCGGGAGGAGCCGACAGCGTAGCCTTGCTGCTCATCCTGAAAAGCATCGGCATGCCCGTAGAGGCCGCCCACTGTAACTTCCATCTGCGTGGCGAAGAAAGTGATCGCGACGAACAATTCTGCGTGGATCTGTGCGAACATGAAGGCATTGCCCTGCACCGCATCCACTTCGATACATTTACCTATGCCGAAAAGCACAAGGTGAGCATCGAGATGGCGGCGCGCGACCTGCGCTATCGCTATTTCGCCCAACTCGCCAAAGACATCAATGCCGATGGCATCTGCGTGGCACACCATCGTGATGACAACGTGGAAACCCTGCTGCTCAACCTGCTCAGAGGTTCGGGCGTGGACGGACTCGCTGCCATCGCTCCCCAAAACGGCAACATCCTGCGACCGCTGCTCTGCATCAGCCGACAGGATGTGCTCGACTATCTGGCAGAGAAGAAACAGGATTACGTAACCGATTCCACGAATCTGGAAGATGATGCCCTGCGCAACAAGATACGTCACCACGTGATTCCGCTGCTCGAAACGCTGAACCCTGCAGCCAGGGACAACATCGCCCAGTCGGCAAAATATCTGAGACAGGCAAAACTGATGCTCGACAATATGGAAAAAGACATGAAACCATCTGATGCCGACAATGCCGACAGCGTGATTTTCATTGACAAAGCCCCAATCATGATGGCGGCAAGTCAGGAATTCATGCTCCACAAACGCATCGGCAACTATGGATTCCATGGTGACACCATCGATAACATCATGAACGCTCTGAGGAATCAGGATGGCGGTATAGGAAAGGTTTGGAAAAGCAATGACTACATGCTAGCCATCGACCGAGAGCAACTGCTCATCACTCCGCTGGAGGCGCTGGACAACCTGCAGAAAGAGCGGGAATTCCGACTCCCCGAAGAAGGAAACTACACGCTCAACGACAGCACGAAAATCAAGCTCCGCCGCTATCCACGAACCGAAGACTTTGCACCAAGTAAAGAGAGCCATCGCATCACGCTGGATGCCGACAAGGTAAGCTTCCCACTCACCTACCGGCTAACAGCACAAGGCGACCGCTTCCAGCCATTCGGCATGAAGGGAACCAAACTCATCAGTGATTACCTCACCGACCGCAAACGAAACTACATGGAAAAGATGAGCCAGCATGTACTGACCGACAAGGAAGGCGAAATCATCTGGCTCATCGGAGAAAGGACATCCGACAGATGCAAAATCTCTCCTACCACCCAATCTATCCTGGAGATAGAAATGATGGAAAATCCGGATGCCCCACAGAAATGA
- a CDS encoding ABC transporter ATP-binding protein: protein MAENIDNKEKKVVIELDNVRRNFMVGDEVVHALKGVSFKIYEGEFVTIMGKSGSGKSTLLNQLGCLDTPSSGEYYLDGVSVRKMSRNDRAILRNRKIGFIFQNYNLLPKTTSVENVELPLMYNPSVTAEERKQRAIEALKAVGLGERLYHKSNQMSGGQMQRVAIARALVNDPAVILADEATGNLDTRTSFEILVLFQKLYAEGRTIIFVTHNPDIANYSSRNIELRDGHIISDTYNDHILSAAEGLAALPANTDE, encoded by the coding sequence ATGGCTGAAAATATTGATAACAAAGAGAAGAAGGTTGTCATCGAGCTGGACAACGTGAGGCGCAACTTCATGGTAGGCGACGAGGTGGTGCATGCCCTGAAGGGCGTGAGCTTTAAGATATACGAAGGCGAGTTCGTTACGATCATGGGTAAGTCGGGTTCGGGTAAATCTACCCTATTGAACCAGCTGGGATGTCTCGACACGCCATCCAGCGGCGAATACTATCTGGATGGTGTCAGCGTAAGAAAGATGAGCCGCAACGACCGTGCCATCCTCCGCAACCGCAAGATTGGTTTCATCTTCCAGAACTACAACCTTCTGCCGAAGACTACCAGTGTGGAGAATGTGGAGCTGCCACTGATGTACAATCCTTCCGTTACTGCCGAGGAGCGCAAGCAGCGTGCCATCGAAGCCTTGAAGGCTGTGGGCTTGGGCGAGCGACTCTATCACAAGAGTAACCAGATGTCGGGTGGACAGATGCAGCGTGTGGCCATCGCCAGAGCTCTGGTGAACGACCCTGCCGTGATTCTCGCCGATGAGGCTACGGGTAACCTCGATACCCGAACCAGTTTCGAGATTCTCGTACTCTTCCAGAAGCTCTATGCCGAGGGAAGAACCATCATCTTCGTAACTCACAACCCAGACATCGCCAACTATTCGAGCCGCAACATCGAGCTGCGAGATGGTCATATCATCAGTGATACCTACAACGACCATATCCTCTCGGCAGCCGAAGGCCTTGCCGCATTGCCAGCCAATACGGACGAATAG
- a CDS encoding DUF5686 family protein: protein MNRYLLHIIALTVAGCCLPLTASAKKCDKSDALTDSVMRRIFCYAQQVDTTGRGNRTSYAYTKFQMRTNKRNATLMLVPTMYAISHGAGRKFITEFYNRITVDEKGSPHISRQLNLSTIPHRRNTMTSVLNYMTPNVYGETLFQENILSPFHRTNRRYYRYSVTPLPYGMAQVYAYPRIKNTQLVETRAIVHVKNGQIYLCDFEGEYDMTRFYISLTMGKEGFKTLGPAKCDLRANFQFMGNKITGKYTTIYDLPKILSDSLNNAEDTTLMAKVRPIKLNTDEEMIYRDYYDKMERRKKQEKAAEEEKKTDFVKDVLWDVVGDNLLNRISSGFGKESQGYFRIDPIFNPLYMGYSQKKGVVYKFNLRGEYAFNRNLQISLGIKGGYSFKQHRFYFNVPARFNYNAKHEGFLQFQVGNGNRINTNRVARQALGYIESKDSIGDFSPSVIPAIKDGKTDYTEFKDQYYRLTNHWRFNPKWAFELGMVSHNRVAVRPEFYHKIGYPDKYKSVAPAFGLEWRPKGEKGVILKFDYEQGIKNLWGGNIDYGRAEFDAQTILYASRRRSYSMRFGTGFYTMRTAHWDFVDYTNFHNNNIPGGWNDEWTGDFELLSSQWYNASDYYLRANCTYEAPIILSAWLPLVGRYFEKERFYISGLVVKHLTPYTEWGYGLSTRLVSLGFFAAFRELKFDGVGCRFGFELFRNW, encoded by the coding sequence ATGAACAGGTATCTACTTCACATCATAGCCCTGACTGTCGCAGGATGCTGCCTGCCACTTACGGCAAGCGCTAAGAAATGCGATAAGAGCGACGCTCTCACCGACTCGGTGATGCGCCGCATATTCTGCTATGCCCAGCAAGTTGATACCACGGGCAGAGGCAACAGAACAAGCTATGCCTATACCAAGTTCCAGATGCGCACCAACAAGCGCAACGCCACCCTCATGCTCGTGCCTACAATGTATGCCATTTCGCATGGAGCCGGAAGAAAGTTTATCACCGAGTTTTACAACCGTATCACGGTGGATGAAAAAGGCTCTCCCCACATCAGCCGTCAGCTCAACCTCAGCACCATCCCTCATCGCAGAAACACGATGACATCGGTGTTGAACTACATGACCCCGAACGTATATGGAGAAACGCTCTTCCAGGAAAACATCCTGTCGCCATTCCACCGCACCAACAGGAGATACTACAGATACTCCGTCACTCCCCTGCCTTACGGCATGGCCCAGGTTTATGCCTATCCGCGCATCAAGAATACCCAACTGGTAGAAACACGAGCCATCGTACACGTCAAGAACGGACAGATATACCTCTGCGACTTCGAGGGCGAATACGACATGACCCGATTCTACATCTCGCTGACAATGGGCAAGGAAGGATTCAAGACGCTCGGACCCGCGAAATGCGACCTGAGAGCCAACTTCCAGTTTATGGGCAACAAGATTACGGGCAAATATACCACCATCTACGACCTGCCGAAAATATTAAGCGACAGCCTCAACAATGCAGAGGATACTACCCTGATGGCGAAAGTCCGCCCTATCAAGCTCAACACGGATGAGGAGATGATTTATCGTGATTACTACGATAAGATGGAAAGAAGAAAGAAACAGGAAAAAGCAGCTGAAGAAGAAAAGAAGACCGACTTCGTGAAGGATGTATTGTGGGATGTGGTGGGCGACAACCTGCTCAATCGCATATCCAGCGGATTCGGCAAAGAGAGCCAGGGATATTTCAGAATCGACCCTATCTTTAATCCCCTCTACATGGGATATTCACAGAAAAAGGGAGTGGTTTACAAGTTTAACCTGAGAGGCGAATATGCCTTCAACAGGAACCTGCAGATATCGCTGGGTATAAAAGGCGGTTACAGTTTCAAGCAGCACCGCTTCTACTTCAATGTGCCTGCCAGATTCAACTACAATGCCAAGCACGAGGGATTTCTGCAATTCCAGGTGGGTAACGGAAACAGAATCAACACCAACCGAGTGGCTAGACAGGCGCTGGGATATATCGAATCGAAAGATAGCATCGGCGACTTCTCACCAAGCGTGATTCCAGCCATCAAAGACGGGAAAACAGACTATACAGAGTTTAAAGACCAATACTATCGCCTGACCAACCATTGGCGATTCAACCCGAAATGGGCTTTCGAACTGGGCATGGTTTCACACAACCGTGTTGCCGTGAGACCGGAGTTCTATCACAAGATAGGCTATCCCGACAAATATAAATCTGTGGCACCAGCCTTCGGATTGGAATGGAGGCCCAAGGGCGAGAAAGGCGTCATACTGAAGTTTGACTACGAACAGGGAATCAAGAATCTATGGGGCGGCAACATCGACTACGGTAGAGCCGAGTTTGATGCCCAGACCATTCTCTACGCTTCCCGTCGCCGCTCCTACTCCATGCGCTTCGGCACAGGATTCTATACCATGCGCACAGCCCACTGGGACTTCGTGGATTACACCAACTTCCACAACAACAACATTCCTGGAGGCTGGAACGACGAATGGACGGGAGACTTTGAGCTGCTTTCCTCACAATGGTATAACGCCAGCGACTACTATCTGCGTGCCAACTGTACCTACGAGGCACCTATCATCCTGTCGGCATGGCTGCCGCTGGTGGGAAGATATTTCGAGAAAGAGCGATTCTACATCAGCGGTCTGGTAGTGAAGCATCTTACCCCTTATACAGAATGGGGATACGGACTGAGCACCCGCCTGGTATCACTGGGGTTCTTTGCCGCCTTCAGGGAACTGAAATTTGACGGTGTAGGTTGCCGATTCGGCTTCGAGCTGTTCAGAAACTGGTAG